One Neovison vison isolate M4711 chromosome 2, ASM_NN_V1, whole genome shotgun sequence genomic window carries:
- the LOC122899003 gene encoding 40S ribosomal protein S24-like: MNDTVTIRTRKFMTNRLLQRKQMVIDVLHPGKATVPKTEIREKLAKMYKTTPDVIFVFGFRTHFGGGKTTGFGMIYDSLDYAKKNEPKHRLARHGLYEKKKTSRKQRKERKNRMKKVRRTAKANVGAGKK, from the coding sequence ATGAACGACACAGTAACTATCCGGACCAGGAAGTTCATGACCAACCGACTACTTCAGCGCAAACAAATGGTTATTGATGTCCTTCATCCTGGAAAGGCAACAGTACCTAAGACAGAAATTCGGGAAAAACTAGCCAAAATGTACAAGACCACACCAGATGTCATATTTGTATTTGGATTCAGAACCCATTTTGGTGGTGGCAAGACAACTGGCTTTGGCATGATTTATGATTCCTTGgattatgcaaagaaaaatgaacccaaacaTAGACTTGCAAGACATGGTCTgtatgagaagaaaaagacctCAAGAAAACAGCGAAAAGAACGcaagaacagaatgaagaaagtCAGGAGGACTGCAAAAGCCAATGTTGGTGCTGGCAAAAAGTGA